The following are encoded in a window of Neomicrococcus lactis genomic DNA:
- a CDS encoding response regulator, whose protein sequence is MPDSHSADAPIRVLIADDESLMRQAFRTIIDTADGFECVGEVRNGAQALHHVEMLNPDVVLMDLQMPEMDGVEATGRIVEKYPDVKILAVTAFSSEEYLIPALRAGAAGYLVKDTTPESMLSAIRSVYAGESVLSPAVSRKLVDKVMSQPAHGGVSTPRPELGERELEVVQYLANGLNNAEIAARLGYSEASVKLYLSRAMAKLNVRDRVQTLIVAMQWGLVTPNLDRN, encoded by the coding sequence ATGCCTGACTCTCACTCTGCAGACGCCCCTATTCGAGTCCTTATTGCTGATGACGAGTCACTGATGCGGCAAGCTTTTCGCACCATTATTGACACCGCTGACGGTTTTGAATGCGTGGGCGAGGTGCGCAATGGCGCGCAAGCGCTCCACCACGTTGAGATGCTGAATCCTGACGTGGTCCTCATGGATTTGCAGATGCCAGAGATGGACGGCGTCGAGGCCACGGGTCGAATCGTGGAGAAATACCCCGACGTGAAGATTCTCGCCGTCACCGCATTCTCTTCCGAAGAATATTTGATTCCCGCGTTGCGAGCGGGCGCTGCCGGCTACCTGGTCAAGGACACCACGCCCGAATCGATGCTCTCCGCCATTCGCTCTGTCTACGCAGGCGAGTCTGTTTTGTCTCCAGCTGTAAGCCGCAAGCTCGTGGATAAGGTCATGTCGCAGCCGGCGCACGGCGGCGTGAGCACTCCGCGCCCTGAGCTCGGCGAGCGCGAACTCGAAGTGGTCCAGTACCTGGCAAATGGCCTCAATAACGCGGAAATCGCGGCGCGATTGGGCTATTCCGAGGCTTCCGTCAAGCTCTACCTCAGCCGCGCGATGGCCAAGCTCAACGTCCGCGACCGCGTCCAGACACTCATTGTCGCCATGCAATGGGGTTTGGTTACGCCGAATCTTGACCGCAATTAA
- a CDS encoding ABC transporter ATP-binding protein produces MSTQDINIAGALKIRELSVQYAQGYKALKDVTLEIPDGQIVAIVGESGSGKSTLAKSLIGLLPRDATVEGRIEIRSENVLEYTPSQWRTLRGVGVGLVPQDPGASLDPVRTIGSQIIEVFKLHPARAGARSSWKQNAIDLLESVGIDRAEYRLSQYPHELSGGLKQRVLIAIAFPLNPKLLIADEPTSALDVTVQRKVLEVFVKLARERGTTVLFVTHDIAVATDIADRVLVMNSGSILEDRAVRELVTQSVNPYTKALIAHSTIEPDQKDSSGLSETALEVKNLVKTFGDGKSAHVAVNNVSFSVPKGTTFSLVGESGSGKSTTAKIMLSLISPDSGQVIVNGLDVTNAKGNQRRGLWREVQFVFQNPDSALDPRHSVERIIAEPLLNYKLGSRSERERRVTELLVSVNLPDRVRTKRPAELSGGQRQRVAIARALAAGAQILVLDEALSALDVLTQEQILSLLNRLQKEAGLTYLFISHDLKVVERISDNVGVLKNGELVEVGPASDIFANPQNDYTRTLLDSAPGQVLKELVGV; encoded by the coding sequence ATGTCTACTCAAGATATAAATATTGCGGGCGCTCTGAAGATTCGCGAACTTTCCGTCCAGTACGCGCAGGGGTACAAGGCGCTTAAGGACGTCACGCTAGAGATTCCAGACGGGCAGATCGTTGCCATTGTCGGTGAGTCTGGATCGGGCAAGTCGACTCTCGCTAAGTCCTTGATTGGACTGCTGCCGCGGGACGCAACGGTTGAGGGGCGAATCGAGATCAGGTCCGAGAACGTACTCGAGTACACGCCGAGCCAGTGGCGGACGCTGCGCGGTGTTGGCGTTGGCCTGGTTCCGCAAGACCCAGGAGCATCACTGGATCCAGTAAGAACTATCGGTTCTCAAATCATTGAGGTGTTTAAGCTTCACCCAGCTCGCGCCGGTGCACGGTCGTCGTGGAAGCAAAATGCCATTGATCTACTGGAAAGTGTGGGCATTGACCGGGCTGAGTATCGGCTCTCCCAATATCCGCATGAGCTCTCTGGTGGACTCAAGCAGCGAGTTCTCATCGCAATTGCCTTTCCCCTAAATCCCAAGTTGCTCATTGCGGACGAGCCCACCAGCGCACTCGACGTTACCGTTCAACGCAAGGTGCTGGAAGTGTTCGTGAAGCTGGCGCGTGAACGTGGCACCACGGTCCTCTTCGTTACCCATGACATTGCTGTGGCAACCGATATAGCCGACAGAGTTCTTGTCATGAATAGCGGCTCCATCTTGGAAGATCGTGCGGTTCGCGAACTAGTAACCCAAAGCGTAAATCCGTACACGAAGGCACTTATTGCACACTCCACGATTGAACCAGATCAGAAGGATTCCAGCGGTTTGTCTGAGACGGCACTGGAAGTAAAGAACCTCGTGAAGACCTTTGGTGACGGGAAGAGTGCTCACGTAGCCGTCAACAACGTCTCCTTCTCCGTCCCGAAAGGCACCACTTTCTCGCTGGTGGGGGAGTCGGGATCCGGTAAGTCGACCACGGCAAAGATCATGCTGTCGTTGATCTCGCCGGATTCCGGTCAGGTGATTGTTAATGGCCTAGACGTCACGAACGCCAAGGGCAATCAGCGTCGCGGCCTGTGGCGTGAGGTGCAGTTTGTGTTCCAGAATCCTGACTCGGCCCTTGACCCGCGCCATTCCGTGGAACGCATCATTGCTGAGCCTCTTTTGAACTATAAGCTCGGGTCACGTTCTGAGCGAGAGCGCCGAGTTACGGAACTCCTCGTTAGCGTTAATCTTCCGGATCGGGTCAGAACCAAGCGCCCGGCCGAGCTGTCGGGTGGCCAGCGACAGCGCGTGGCTATTGCTCGAGCACTCGCAGCGGGAGCTCAGATCCTAGTTTTGGACGAGGCACTCAGTGCTCTGGACGTGCTCACACAGGAGCAGATCCTTTCGCTACTGAATCGCCTTCAAAAAGAGGCCGGACTTACCTACCTCTTCATCTCGCATGACTTGAAAGTCGTTGAACGCATCAGTGACAACGTGGGAGTGCTAAAGAATGGCGAGCTGGTTGAAGTTGGGCCGGCCTCAGATATTTTTGCAAACCCCCAGAACGATTACACCCGCACATTGCTTGACTCCGCACCAGGTCAGGTCTTGAAAGAACTTGTCGGCGTCTAG
- a CDS encoding LLM class flavin-dependent oxidoreductase: MTEIAPRRHVRFNAFDMNCVVHQSPGLWRHPQDQAWRYKDITYWTELAKLLEKGKFDGLFIADVLGTYDVFNGTNEAPLSSGAQVPVNDPFLLVSAMAAVTQNLGFGVTAGTAYEHPYPFARRLATLDHLTNGRVGWNVVTGYLPSAARNMGQEDQMEHDERYNHADEYLEVVYKLLEGSWEEDAVQRNRETGVYTDPSKVHPINHEGKYFKVPGIAITEPSIQRTPVIFQAGASSRGMKFAAENAEAVFVTSPTKELLTNTVKKIRDAAEAAGRDRYDIRIYAMQTIITGPDTASAQAKFEDFKQYVDPQGALALISGWMGVDLSQYDLDDSIGANVKSNAIQSSVETFQKASGDDGNPWTVRQLAEWVGVGGFGPITVGSGADVAKKLVEWVDETDVDGFNLAYAITPGTFEDVVEFVVPELQKLGAYQEEYLPGSLRNKLFGKGDRLHANHKADQFRLKVPADA, encoded by the coding sequence ATGACTGAAATCGCTCCCCGCCGACACGTACGGTTCAACGCTTTCGACATGAACTGCGTGGTCCACCAGTCCCCAGGATTGTGGCGCCACCCGCAGGATCAGGCCTGGCGTTACAAAGACATCACCTACTGGACCGAACTCGCGAAGCTCTTGGAAAAGGGCAAGTTTGATGGCCTGTTCATCGCTGACGTCCTCGGCACGTATGACGTTTTCAATGGCACCAATGAGGCGCCGTTGTCCTCCGGAGCGCAGGTTCCCGTCAACGATCCGTTCCTCCTGGTTTCCGCGATGGCAGCTGTCACGCAGAACCTCGGCTTCGGCGTCACCGCCGGCACCGCCTACGAGCACCCGTACCCGTTTGCTCGCCGCTTGGCCACGCTCGATCACCTGACCAACGGCCGTGTGGGTTGGAACGTGGTGACTGGTTACTTGCCGTCCGCCGCACGCAACATGGGTCAAGAAGACCAAATGGAGCACGACGAGCGCTACAACCACGCCGACGAATACCTCGAAGTGGTCTACAAGCTGCTCGAAGGTTCGTGGGAAGAGGATGCCGTCCAGCGCAACCGCGAGACCGGCGTCTACACGGATCCGTCCAAGGTGCACCCGATCAACCACGAGGGCAAGTACTTCAAGGTTCCCGGCATCGCCATCACGGAGCCATCTATCCAGCGCACCCCGGTCATCTTCCAGGCAGGCGCATCCTCGCGCGGCATGAAGTTCGCGGCCGAAAACGCTGAGGCGGTCTTCGTGACCTCGCCGACCAAGGAACTCCTGACGAACACCGTCAAGAAGATCCGCGACGCCGCCGAGGCCGCTGGCCGCGACCGCTACGACATCCGCATCTACGCGATGCAGACCATCATCACGGGTCCTGACACGGCTTCCGCGCAGGCGAAGTTTGAGGACTTCAAGCAGTACGTGGATCCGCAGGGCGCGTTGGCTCTCATCTCCGGCTGGATGGGCGTTGACCTCTCCCAGTACGACCTCGACGACAGCATCGGCGCGAACGTGAAGTCCAATGCCATCCAGTCCTCCGTGGAGACCTTCCAGAAGGCCTCCGGCGATGACGGAAACCCATGGACCGTGCGCCAGCTGGCCGAGTGGGTGGGCGTGGGCGGCTTCGGCCCGATTACCGTGGGCTCCGGCGCTGACGTCGCGAAGAAGCTCGTGGAATGGGTCGACGAGACGGACGTGGACGGCTTCAACCTCGCCTACGCCATCACGCCTGGCACCTTCGAGGATGTTGTGGAGTTCGTGGTTCCCGAATTGCAGAAGCTCGGCGCGTACCAAGAGGAATACTTGCCTGGCTCGCTGCGCAACAAGCTCTTCGGCAAGGGCGATCGTCTGCATGCGAACCACAAGGCGGATCAGTTCCGTTTGAAGGTTCCTGCTGACGCATAG
- a CDS encoding histidine kinase produces MSIIVMAYAATDVLSLFIEQNADVRNRAANVANVALIYLAATGFLWIRSTIAGVISIAGLALSLPVHEYGYAIIVTPLIFAVVVATANRVFIAAFVAAWILWSVSLWFMWPNDRPILYFSIPLLGVGALIGTLIRRSWRAQARHIAEIEEMRTLQLEASAAERLSIARDLHDIVAHDITIIAMQAQAASFAKNPKLASESLEVIGQSARNTLQDLRLLLNVLKSSEEAHLSDKSLSAEEGGAAAGASTLTLRRSIDQASRQLESIGFSVTENINGDIDELPRRIQVAMHRILKEATTNILKHATPSSDCSICVDTVEGNVILRIQNQKAPATNGNGSSNAKNANAGLGLGSISDRTSSLGGKLDVIQTATTWRLEVTVPIRGVEI; encoded by the coding sequence GTGTCGATCATTGTTATGGCCTACGCGGCGACTGACGTGCTCTCTCTTTTCATCGAGCAAAACGCCGATGTTCGAAACCGAGCAGCAAACGTAGCCAACGTTGCTTTGATTTACTTGGCGGCGACGGGCTTCCTGTGGATTCGATCGACCATCGCTGGCGTCATTTCTATCGCCGGCCTGGCCTTGTCACTACCAGTTCACGAATACGGCTACGCGATCATCGTGACCCCATTGATCTTTGCCGTCGTGGTGGCAACGGCAAACCGGGTCTTCATTGCGGCCTTCGTCGCAGCGTGGATTCTCTGGTCCGTTTCACTGTGGTTCATGTGGCCCAACGACCGACCGATTCTGTACTTCAGCATTCCGCTTTTGGGCGTTGGCGCACTGATCGGCACCCTTATTCGCCGTAGTTGGCGAGCTCAAGCGCGGCATATTGCCGAGATCGAAGAGATGCGCACTCTGCAGCTAGAAGCAAGCGCAGCCGAGCGTCTTTCAATCGCGAGAGACCTCCATGACATCGTGGCCCACGACATCACGATCATCGCCATGCAAGCTCAAGCGGCATCCTTTGCGAAGAACCCCAAGCTCGCATCCGAGTCTCTGGAAGTCATTGGCCAGTCGGCCCGCAACACCCTCCAGGACCTGCGCCTGCTGCTGAACGTTCTAAAGTCCTCCGAAGAAGCACACCTCTCAGACAAGAGCCTGTCCGCCGAAGAGGGTGGAGCTGCCGCCGGCGCATCGACGCTGACCCTTCGTCGAAGCATCGATCAAGCGTCACGGCAGTTGGAGTCCATCGGCTTCAGCGTCACGGAGAACATCAATGGCGACATTGACGAGCTCCCCCGTCGCATTCAGGTGGCGATGCACCGCATCCTCAAAGAAGCCACCACGAACATCCTGAAACACGCCACCCCGTCGAGCGACTGCTCCATTTGCGTGGACACCGTTGAGGGCAACGTGATCCTCCGGATCCAGAACCAGAAGGCCCCAGCAACCAATGGCAACGGATCGTCGAACGCCAAGAACGCAAATGCTGGCCTAGGTTTGGGAAGCATCAGCGACCGCACCTCGAGCCTAGGCGGAAAGTTGGACGTCATCCAGACGGCGACAACCTGGCGCCTCGAGGTCACCGTTCCCATCCGTGGCGTGGAAATCTAA
- a CDS encoding ABC transporter permease subunit, with protein MSLYIAKRVAQAVLVVLLAYTAVFLAVQALPNDPVTIFLSTDASADPATIAQMKSHYGYDQPILVQYFSQLGGILAGDLGYSLSSGAPVASRIAEVIGSTLTLASSAFVFAVALALVIVTVGTLSKAFWIKKLFVNLPPLMVSIPVFWLGLVLLQVLAVQLDVMSLFPDGSFLSLAVPIFVLAVHLSAPIAQVLFKSIQTIEQQPFVDVLRAKGASDAWIYFRHLLKNAAPSALSIAGITIGTLLAGSVITETVFARAGLGQLILNAVTVQDIPLIQGLVILTAIAFTGVNLLVDLIHPKLDPRIISADSHSARALAA; from the coding sequence GTGTCTCTCTATATCGCTAAGCGAGTTGCCCAAGCAGTACTTGTCGTTTTGCTCGCCTACACCGCCGTCTTCTTGGCGGTGCAGGCGTTGCCAAACGATCCAGTCACTATCTTCTTGTCAACGGATGCATCCGCGGATCCAGCGACGATCGCGCAGATGAAGTCGCACTACGGCTACGACCAGCCAATTCTTGTGCAGTACTTCAGTCAGCTCGGAGGCATTCTTGCTGGCGACCTAGGGTACTCCCTGTCTTCAGGTGCTCCGGTCGCGAGCCGAATCGCCGAGGTCATTGGATCCACGCTGACACTTGCCTCAAGCGCATTTGTCTTCGCAGTTGCCCTTGCCTTGGTTATTGTCACGGTGGGCACGCTCTCTAAAGCCTTCTGGATCAAGAAGCTTTTCGTGAACTTGCCGCCGTTGATGGTGTCCATCCCGGTCTTCTGGTTGGGGCTCGTGCTGCTGCAAGTACTCGCCGTTCAGTTGGATGTGATGTCCCTCTTCCCAGATGGATCATTCTTGTCTCTGGCTGTCCCCATTTTCGTCTTGGCAGTGCACCTCAGCGCTCCCATCGCACAAGTTCTGTTCAAGAGCATTCAGACCATCGAGCAGCAGCCATTTGTGGATGTACTTCGAGCAAAGGGCGCAAGCGACGCGTGGATCTACTTCCGTCATTTGCTCAAGAATGCAGCACCATCTGCACTATCAATCGCCGGCATCACTATCGGAACACTGCTGGCTGGATCGGTCATCACCGAAACGGTCTTTGCACGCGCCGGCCTAGGCCAACTGATTCTCAACGCGGTGACTGTTCAGGACATTCCGTTGATTCAGGGCCTAGTGATCCTCACAGCAATCGCCTTTACAGGTGTCAACCTCCTGGTTGATCTCATCCATCCAAAACTCGACCCGCGCATCATTAGTGCTGACTCGCACTCCGCTCGCGCGCTCGCTGCATAA
- a CDS encoding ABC transporter substrate-binding protein, translating into MRLKTFAFKTSAALAVLGLSLTACSSNSSATKAVGGTSDSSTPVSGGTFTYAEVTPIKNWQTQAARFYEKANVLNSVLDRLTYYDTEKGEIVGWIASKFESNDAKTEYTFTIRDGVTFSNGTPLDAAAVKANLDALGLGIESAQIQPNVDFSAYKSSEVVGKNQVRVTLKRSDANFLRATTSVAAGLVSPETLKLDNAGQSAISKIVGSGPFVFKSEKADEEVVFAKRADYKWAPATAKNQGAAYIDELVIKYLPEVAHRAGAAQSGQVDLVRGLQPIDEQTLKAGGGTVYAASGVDLTANMAAARIGSGKLADEKVRHALQSGIDRQAIKDTVLSDSYEIAGSIVNHKAEGYVDLSADLAYDPEKSKKLLDEAGWKVGADGIREKDGEKLEVTVSSSNNSVVIKPAFELIEQQWRAIGVKLVNRAGDNTFLTNALVDSKIEFFGTRQFAYGGLGPVFGPANNTQTLNADEELNSLFVKEQAATTEEEHLKLVGDEQRALVSEKALTLPLWDEVQVYGANEKAHVEFTSGTAPIFQSAWKSKD; encoded by the coding sequence GTGCGACTTAAGACTTTTGCATTCAAGACTTCCGCGGCGCTCGCCGTATTGGGACTGTCCTTGACTGCTTGCAGCAGCAATAGCAGCGCCACCAAGGCGGTCGGTGGGACCAGCGATAGCAGTACCCCGGTTTCTGGAGGAACTTTCACCTACGCGGAAGTCACTCCCATCAAGAACTGGCAGACGCAGGCTGCGCGATTCTATGAAAAGGCGAACGTTCTCAACAGCGTTCTCGACCGACTGACGTATTACGACACGGAGAAGGGCGAGATCGTTGGCTGGATTGCCTCGAAGTTTGAGAGCAACGATGCAAAGACTGAGTACACCTTCACTATTCGTGATGGCGTGACCTTTTCGAATGGAACACCGCTAGACGCCGCTGCTGTCAAAGCGAACTTGGATGCGCTTGGTTTGGGCATCGAGTCTGCACAGATCCAGCCCAACGTGGACTTCTCGGCATACAAGTCGTCTGAAGTTGTTGGCAAGAATCAGGTTCGCGTGACCCTCAAGCGATCTGACGCGAACTTCCTCCGGGCAACCACATCCGTGGCCGCTGGCCTGGTTTCTCCTGAGACGTTGAAGCTCGATAACGCTGGTCAATCAGCCATTTCTAAGATCGTGGGCTCAGGACCATTCGTCTTCAAGTCGGAAAAGGCTGATGAGGAAGTAGTCTTCGCCAAGCGGGCCGACTACAAGTGGGCTCCTGCCACTGCGAAGAATCAAGGCGCTGCCTACATCGATGAATTGGTCATCAAGTACTTGCCTGAAGTCGCGCACCGCGCTGGTGCGGCACAGTCCGGCCAAGTCGATTTGGTTCGTGGTCTTCAGCCAATTGATGAGCAGACCCTCAAAGCTGGCGGCGGGACGGTTTATGCCGCCTCCGGTGTTGACTTGACTGCCAATATGGCTGCTGCCCGTATCGGTTCAGGAAAGCTTGCAGACGAAAAGGTACGTCACGCTCTTCAATCGGGAATTGATCGTCAAGCTATCAAGGACACCGTGCTCTCGGATTCCTACGAAATCGCCGGCTCGATCGTGAATCACAAGGCGGAAGGTTACGTAGACCTCTCGGCAGATCTCGCATATGACCCAGAAAAGTCCAAGAAGCTTCTTGACGAAGCTGGATGGAAGGTCGGCGCAGACGGGATTCGGGAAAAGGACGGGGAGAAGCTGGAAGTCACCGTTTCTTCGTCGAATAACTCTGTAGTGATCAAGCCTGCTTTCGAACTGATCGAGCAGCAGTGGCGTGCAATCGGAGTGAAATTGGTGAATCGCGCCGGCGACAACACCTTCCTGACCAACGCACTCGTGGATTCGAAGATTGAGTTCTTTGGAACTCGTCAATTCGCATACGGCGGACTTGGACCCGTTTTCGGACCAGCCAACAACACGCAAACGCTCAACGCTGATGAGGAACTGAACTCCTTGTTCGTCAAGGAGCAGGCTGCAACAACCGAAGAAGAGCATCTCAAGCTCGTAGGCGATGAGCAGCGAGCCCTGGTTTCGGAGAAGGCTCTGACGCTTCCACTCTGGGACGAAGTCCAGGTATACGGAGCTAATGAGAAGGCCCATGTTGAGTTCACTTCGGGAACCGCTCCGATTTTCCAAAGTGCATGGAAGTCTAAGGACTAA
- a CDS encoding acyl-CoA dehydrogenase family protein: MTTTSAKPEFDIDTLSEEAKYQRLSNQFADVFARIAEGAKHRELDHELPFEPVQWLKDAGFTKVRVPQEFGGSPVSHEHLFRLLIDLSAADSNVSHLLRSHFSFVETISREPKEFQERWYARVLNGEIFGNAATERGGNVLGTTNTKLVKLDSGWVLRGEKFYTTGSIFADWIVVMATTDGVEGRQYAIVPRHAKGVQILDDWDGFGQPLTGTGTAIFDDVPVDEENIIQRRPSSTLEPAFFQTCLLAVLVGIGRAARDEAAKIVATRTRTFNTGSGVAFKDEHLIQQLVGNLASNVFAAQAIVETAARSLDAATDESLGLSPEEGYLRAELAVQQAHVAVPKLILDATSELFDVTGASAVSTSKALDRYWRNARTVATHNPVAFKARSVGDYFINGTIPQGLNAIGEAPASSTSSELKAGSN, encoded by the coding sequence TTGACAACAACTTCTGCAAAGCCTGAATTCGACATCGATACCCTGAGCGAGGAAGCGAAGTATCAGCGTCTTTCGAACCAGTTCGCTGATGTTTTTGCGCGAATTGCTGAAGGAGCAAAGCATCGAGAACTGGACCACGAACTGCCATTTGAGCCAGTCCAGTGGCTCAAGGATGCCGGGTTTACCAAAGTGCGAGTTCCGCAGGAGTTCGGTGGTAGTCCCGTTAGCCATGAGCATCTCTTCCGGTTGCTCATTGACCTGTCGGCGGCGGATTCAAACGTTTCCCACCTACTGCGGTCTCATTTCTCGTTCGTAGAGACCATTTCTCGTGAACCGAAAGAATTCCAAGAACGCTGGTACGCACGAGTGCTTAACGGTGAGATTTTTGGAAATGCCGCAACGGAACGCGGTGGAAATGTCCTGGGAACGACGAACACGAAGCTCGTAAAGCTGGACTCAGGTTGGGTTTTGCGTGGCGAGAAGTTCTACACGACGGGTTCCATCTTTGCCGACTGGATTGTGGTTATGGCGACAACTGACGGCGTTGAGGGACGTCAGTATGCGATCGTTCCGCGGCATGCGAAAGGTGTGCAGATTCTGGATGACTGGGACGGGTTCGGCCAGCCTCTCACCGGTACAGGAACGGCGATTTTTGATGACGTTCCTGTCGACGAAGAGAACATCATTCAGCGTCGTCCGAGTTCCACACTTGAACCTGCGTTCTTCCAGACCTGTCTTCTCGCAGTCCTCGTAGGCATTGGACGGGCTGCTCGTGATGAGGCCGCGAAGATTGTTGCGACTCGAACTCGCACGTTCAATACAGGTTCGGGCGTCGCGTTTAAGGACGAGCACCTTATTCAGCAGTTGGTCGGCAACCTTGCCTCTAACGTCTTTGCCGCACAGGCCATTGTTGAGACGGCTGCCCGAAGCTTGGACGCTGCCACTGATGAGTCACTTGGACTGAGCCCAGAGGAAGGCTACCTGCGAGCGGAACTTGCAGTGCAGCAAGCGCACGTCGCGGTTCCCAAGTTGATCCTTGATGCAACGAGCGAACTGTTCGATGTAACTGGCGCGTCGGCTGTTTCGACTTCCAAGGCGCTGGACCGATACTGGCGAAATGCCCGCACGGTTGCAACCCATAACCCAGTGGCGTTCAAAGCTCGTTCGGTGGGGGACTACTTCATCAACGGCACGATTCCGCAGGGACTTAATGCCATTGGAGAAGCGCCGGCATCTTCAACGTCCTCAGAGCTGAAGGCGGGATCAAACTAA
- a CDS encoding ABC transporter permease, whose protein sequence is MSVLVETLAVDEQRSDLIPAAKEPEQQQRRKSGWSFLAQWWILLPLGVLVLWAIAPGLLTSQDPIDGVPLDKFQAPSSEHLFGTDHLGRDVFTRVVYGTSQTLLTAGIAAVVGCVVGVVLGLAASTLGRFADSAAMRIIDVILSVPGFLVSLIIVTATEPGPVSLGIGVGIASIAVFARLVRTEVLRVRSHDFVNAALMSGGSYFSVLRTHILPHVIGPVLALLPVDLGAAILAISGLGFLGFGSPPPTPEWGLLIAEGRQYIAVAWWLTTLPGLVIVATVILLAALGRSINKTFRF, encoded by the coding sequence GTGAGTGTTTTAGTCGAAACTCTTGCTGTCGACGAACAGCGGTCAGATCTCATCCCTGCAGCAAAGGAGCCAGAGCAGCAACAACGGCGAAAGTCGGGCTGGTCGTTCCTCGCGCAATGGTGGATCTTGTTGCCACTTGGAGTCTTGGTTCTCTGGGCGATTGCTCCGGGATTGCTGACATCGCAGGATCCCATTGATGGGGTGCCTCTGGACAAATTCCAGGCCCCAAGTTCTGAGCACCTTTTCGGAACAGATCATCTGGGTCGAGATGTGTTCACGCGCGTGGTCTACGGAACGTCGCAGACGTTACTGACGGCTGGAATAGCTGCCGTCGTTGGCTGTGTGGTGGGGGTTGTGCTGGGTCTGGCTGCATCGACGCTTGGTCGATTCGCCGACTCAGCGGCCATGCGAATCATCGACGTGATCTTGTCTGTTCCCGGATTTCTCGTTTCTTTGATCATCGTGACTGCCACGGAACCCGGGCCGGTGTCTCTCGGCATCGGTGTGGGAATCGCGTCGATCGCCGTCTTCGCGCGATTGGTGAGGACCGAAGTTCTTAGAGTGCGTTCGCATGACTTCGTCAATGCAGCGCTCATGAGCGGCGGATCCTACTTCTCTGTGTTGCGCACGCACATCCTGCCTCACGTTATTGGACCGGTGTTGGCGCTTCTGCCAGTCGATCTGGGTGCTGCGATCTTGGCAATCTCAGGTTTGGGGTTCCTTGGTTTCGGATCACCGCCTCCAACGCCTGAGTGGGGACTCTTGATAGCAGAGGGCCGGCAGTACATCGCCGTGGCCTGGTGGCTCACGACTCTTCCTGGATTGGTCATCGTGGCGACGGTAATCCTTCTGGCTGCCCTTGGTCGCAGCATCAACAAGACTTTCCGTTTCTAA